Proteins encoded in a region of the Podospora pseudopauciseta strain CBS 411.78 chromosome 6, whole genome shotgun sequence genome:
- the IDI1 gene encoding isopentenyl-diphosphate delta-isomerase idi1 (BUSCO:EOG0926458I; EggNog:ENOG503NU8E; COG:Q) yields the protein MSVTTIETQTRSVPITAETILSLFPDIDTSGEALEGHDEEQIRLMDEVCIVTDENDMPIGTASKKLCHLMTNIDKGLLHRAFSVFLFNDKNELLLQQRASEKITFPDMWTNTCCSHPLHMASETGSNLEDSVLGVKNAARRKLDHELGIKKEQVPLEDFHFLTRIHYKAPSDGKWGEHEIDYILFIKANVDLNPSPNEVKDVQYVSAEKLKQLFEDPSLKFTPWFKLICNSMLFEWWANLDTGLDKYKNEQEIRRM from the exons ATGTctgtcaccaccatcgagaCCCAGACGCGCAGCGTCCCCATCACAGCCGAGACCATCCTTAGCCTGTTCCCCGATATCGACACCAGCGGCGAGGCGCTCGAAGGCCACGATGAGGAGCAGATCCGCTTGATGGACGAGGTCTGCATCGTGACAGACGAGAATGATATGCCGATCGGAACTGCCAGCAAGAAGCTCT GCCACCTCATGACGAACATCGACAAGGGACTCTTGCACCGCGCCTTCTCCGTCTTCCTATTCAACGACAAGAACGAgctgcttcttcaacagcgTGCCTCCGAGAAGATTACCTTCCCGGACATGTGGACCAATACCTGCTGCTCGCACCCGCTGCACATGGCGAGCGAGACCGGGTCCAACCTGGAGGACTCTGTTTTGGGCGTCAAGAATGCTGCGCGACGGAAGTTGGACCACGAATTGGgcatcaagaaggagcaggtCCCCCTGGAGGACTTTCACTTCCTGACACGCATTCACTACAAGGCGCCAAGCGACGGGAAATGGGGCGAGCACGAGA TCGACTACATTCTCTTCATCAAGGCCAATGTCGATCTTAACCCCAGCCCGAACGAGGTCAAGGACGTACAGTATGTCTCTGCCGAGAAGCTGAAGCAGCTCTTTGAGGATCCATCCCTAAAGTTCACGCCTTGGTTCAAGCTGATCTGCAACTCGATGTTGTTTGAGTGGTGGGCGAACTTGGACACCGGGCTCGACAAGTACAAGAACGAGCAGGAGATCCGCCGCATGTAG
- a CDS encoding hypothetical protein (EggNog:ENOG503NUM1; COG:V) → MPSSPRSQPILARKESSIPSSHHDRHASLANSFLSTSPLAQEVLARDLAAFSDDEDIPVDTEAVDGSDHGEDDAIQGPTLYRRPSGIAFGTTRPALALPLGHDDPALLTRTEQARSRDAERSLLRDNHILPPKHHHEPPPKGIAGQFSRLYKRLFSTKVPLPSSDEEAPRIIIGPDERAPLLGSTSRHPSDAPENLNEQWEAAVAAGQIRTTWQREAKTIAGYSKSLIVTFLLQYSLTVTSIFAVARLGTVELGAVTLATMTANITCYAPIQGLATSLDTLCAQAFGSGHKTLVGLQMQRMVYFLMLVLVPVMGVWWKSEEILIKLGIEEASAAFAGIYLRTIVLGAPAYAIFEAGKRFVLAQGLFHATTYVLLVAAPVNVLLNFLFVWKLGWGFKGAPMAVAITQNLLPLLLGLYVWKVEGKEAWGGFKKGALRNWGPMIRLALPGMIMVVAEWFAFEILTLLCGRIGVTTLAAQSVLVTITSTTFQIPFPLSIAGSTRVANLVGAKLVDAAKTSAKVTVFGGFLVGVFNLTMLTVFRYQIPRLFTDDEDVINLVAKVLPVCALMQVLDGMAAVSHGLLRGIGKQEFGGYANLVCYYVVALPISFGLGFGLDWKLTGLWIGVTIGLGLVSLVEYAFIWASDWDQAAKEAENRNNAG, encoded by the exons ATGCCTTCAAGTCCAAGAAGTCAGCCAATTTTAGCAAGAAAAGAATCTTCCATCCCCAGCAGCCACCATGACCGCCACGCATCCTTAGCaaactccttcctctccactTCGCCTCTTGCCCAAGAAGTCCTGGCACGAGACCTTGCAGCTTTCTCCGATGACGAAGACATACCCGTCGACACAGAAGCAGTTGACGGATCTGACCATGGAGAAGACGATGCCATCCAAGGACCAACTCTGTACCGCCGGCCAAGCGGGATAGCCTTTGGGACTACCCGCCCAGCTCTTGCTCTTCCCTTGGGACATGATGATCCCGCCTTACTCACCCGCACTGAGCAAGCCCGCAGCCGTGATGCTGAACGGTCTTTGCTGAGGGACAATCATATTCTTCCGCCTAAACACCACCAtgagccaccaccaaaaggcATCGCCGGCCAGTTCTCCCGGTTGTACAAACGACTCTTCAGCACCAAGGTCCCTCTTCCGTCCAGTGATGAGGAAGCACCTcgcatcatcatcggtcCGGATGAGCGGGCTCCCTTGCTGGGAAGCACCTCTCGTCATCCATCAGATGCCCCGGAAAATCTCAACGAGCAATGGGAAGCTGCTGTGGCGGCAGGACAAATCCGCACCACCTGGCAGCGGGAGGCGAAAACTATTGCTGGTTATTCCAAATCACTGATTGTCACCTTTTTGTTGCAGTACTCCTTGACAGTAACGTCCATCTTTGCTGTTGCAAGACTAGGAACTGTCGAGTTGGGAGCAGTGACATTGGCTACCATGACAGCAAACATCACCTGCTACGCTCCTATCCAGGGTCTGGCCACGAGTCTGGATACCCTCTGTGCGCAGGCGTTTGGGTCCGGGCACAAGACCCTAGTGGGGCTGCAGATGCAGAGGATGGTGTACTTTTTGATGTTGGTGCTCGTgccggtgatgggggtgtggTGGAAGTCGGAGGAGATATTGATCAAACTGGGAATTGAAGAGGCAAGCGCGGCGTTTGCGGGGATCTATCTCAGGACGATTGTGTTGGGTGCGCCGGCGTATGCTATATTTGAAGCAGGGAAACGGTTTGTCTTGGCCCAGGGACTGTTTCATGCTACTACGTATGTGCTGCTTGTGGCGGCGCCGGTGAATGTTCTGTTGAACTTTTTGTTTGTGTGGAagctgggttgggggtttaAGGGCGCTCCGATGGCGGTGGCTATTACGCAGAATttgttgccgttgttgcTGGGGCTATATGTGtggaaggtggaggggaaggaggcgtGGGGAGGGTTTAAGAAGGGGGCCTTGAGGAATTGGGGACCGATGATTAGGTTGGCGTTGCCGGGGATGATTATGGTTGTGGCGGAGTGGTTCGCTTTTGAGATTTTGACGCTGTTGTGTGGGAGGATTGGGGTGACGACGCTGGCGGCGCAGAGTGTGTTGGTTACTATTACTTCGACAACTTTTCAGATTCCGTTTCCGTTGTCGATTGCGGGCTCGACGAGGGTTGCGAATTTGGTGGGGGCTAAGTTGGTGGACGCTGCGAAGACTTCGGCCAAGGTGACTGTATTTGGAGGCTTTCTCGTGGGGGTGTTTAACCTGACGATGCTGACGGTGTTTCGGTATCAAATCCCGCGGCTTTTTactgacgatgaggatgtcATCAACTTGGTTGCGAAGGTCCTTCCTGTTTGTGCGCTGATGCAGGTCTTGGATGGCATGGCTGCTGTCTCTCATGGGCTGCTGCGTGGTATTGGCAAGCAAGAATTTGGAGGATACGCCAACTTGGTCTGTTATTATGTCGTGGCGCTGCCCATCTCCTTTGGCTTGGGCTTTGGCCTGGACTGGAAGTTGACTGGCCTCTGGATCGGCGTCACGATTGGCCTAGGCCT CGTGTCGTTGGTTGAATATGCGTTTATCTGGGCATCTGATTGGGATCAGGCAGCCAAAGAGGCTGAGAACAGAAACAACGCCGGCTGA
- a CDS encoding hypothetical protein (COG:S; BUSCO:EOG0926025H; EggNog:ENOG503NVBX) → MGKRFSYGGDAVGGPRKRAKVVHEAPTSEEVHANRQLRQLLVFDQDPARLRHGLQSLKLYLDELLSTDGGIKSERAKILRDYLDSEKPAEDGENPVYLPDIMHTWSHAGQTNNDNLMSAVPVVLVLLLRLLSQSLETVPYGLGICRTLLIKEFQQLISRNLTADKGKSFVISPTLRLLREAVSFDGGAIARPLFRARATMLKSLARNMGIVHMGEDKEDTKRPSARTNAIQFFLAAIKYLHPEAKKELLSQRDIVSALTRDVKQDPPYMLKELLVGLKNHIIMDDKVPREAKSNLLNTSTLVRLSALYQYRLDSPAEDEPSIADMAHELLLAVCTNPACGVLRQDAGFYPREIDPNTTIPRAELDDLGLEAVGWMNKFKTEVPIRNYTLSNFLPNLRPWSSVKQSELITSIFKVAPELVANYFINNKSFTFEPKLSATWIGYAAFLFNTVILPIPENLCRGPNVPELPPPTSIVLDNVLPLPLNQKALVRCLEHKSNMIKFFATRILVVAIEKLDAVITIYQDPSHTNKSIWNEAARRLVDEFCQRAPGIRYMITACQKIPTEDLLHREAASRLLRLCYEVLPQATLSAKLDVSAHLDAVLGRISNQELEDPRDFALRLKELESLLAIAGYSPGMRWFGASKGATLSPFTQLLKICVEAPKGVSLEAMKQVLNFVAVEQQLVPGHAGHPGLLPLIEALQSCSKYASQAWPFLDNCLTQCASKSVKYVEMLQDIAQETAESTSQNIDGLLVSPIILAIRDQLPHASKNGGEEVLKALGRILPSYLGLSVTVGESRPMLSSIFFKMVSDLPDPKGKLAKAGVPERLEFQHNSWSSSKPKSEKKAVDTQDAATLETNIDQETLEGVLHVPDSLEAENSALMKWANKTADELVDEGYATSLIALLASEYASIRKEALVSILKVADKIKQSQYEEKEQVWLLLSELAETAKDNINNGPLPSTIVAFASHALHIVRDPLHGLYPRVNIFLTRGPYWSLDKLPLVDEILTEEPNVGDAFYTQISWLLTYLIDGLRSASDLELYHKKRSRGPILERILALAVNPYMRLPLRTQVLRLLYRASSIEGGSTTLTTRFSVMSWLEERRSACADSSEAAVYDGLRRRIWETCDQQRVTEWSKNGLP, encoded by the exons ATGGGGAAACGATTCTCTTATGGCGGCGATGCTGTCGGTGGTCCGAGAAAAAGAGCCAAGGTGGTTCATGAAGCACCGACGTCCGAGGAAGTCCACGCCAACAGACAGTTGAGGCAACTCCTGGTATTCGACCAGGACCCAGCGCGGTTAAGACATG GTCTTCAATCGCTCAAACTCTACCTTGACGAACTCCTCAGCACAGATGGCGGCATAAAGAGCGAACGCGCCAAAATTCTCCGAGATTATTTGGATTCAGAGAAACCCGCCGAAGATGGGGAGAACCCGGTCTACCTGCCAGATATTATGCACACATGGAGTCATGCCGGTCAAACCAACAACGACAATCTCATGTCCGCTGTTCCCGTGGTGCTCGTCCTGCTCCTGAGGCTGCTCTCCCAGTCGCTTGAGACCGTCCCATACGGGCTTGGAATTTGCAGAACACTGTTGATCAAAGAATTTCAACAGCTGATCAGTCGGAATTTAACCGCTGACAAGGGGAAATCCTTTGTCATCTCTCCCACACTTCgcttgttgagggaggcggtCAGCTTCGATGGAGGGGCGATTGCAAGACCCCTTTTCAGGGCGAGGGCGACCATGTTAAAATCATTGGCCCGCAATATGGGTATCGTCCACATGGGAGAGGACAAGGAAGACACCAAGCGACCTTCGGCTCGCACCAATGCTATTCAATTCTTTCTCGCCGCAATCAAATACCTTCACCcagaggcgaagaaggaatTGCTCTCCCAAAGAGACATCGTCTCTGCGCTAACCAGGGACGTCAAGCAGGATCCTCCATATATGCTCAAGGAGCTACTCGTTGGGCTGAAAAATCACATTATTATGGACGATAAGGTTCCCCGCGAGGCCAAGTCAAACCTGCTCAACACCTCGACCCTTGTTCGATTATCGGCGCTTTACCAGTATCGCCTCGATTCCCCAGCGGAAGACGAGCCCTCGATAGCTGATATGGCCCACGAACTATTATTAGCTGTGTGCACAAACCCAGCTTGTGGCGTCTTGAGACAGGACGCTGGATTCTACCCGCGGGAGATAGACCCAAACACGACAATACCAAGGGCGGAGCTCGACGACTTGGGCCTGGAAGCGGTTGGGTGGATGAACAAGTTCAAGACGGAAGTGCCTATTCGAAACTACACGCTCTCGAACTTTCTACCAAATCTGCGCCCTTGGTCAAGCGTCAAACAAAGCGAACTCATCACCTCTATCTTCAAGGTGGCACCGGAACTAGTGGCCAACtacttcatcaacaacaaatcTTTCACCTTTGAACCGAAGCTTTCTGCCACATGGATTGGTTACGCGGCGTTTTTGTTCAATACCGTCATTCTCCCAATACCAGAGAATCTGTGCCGCGGTCCAAACGTCCCCGAGCTGCCCCCACCTACGTCAATTGTTCTGGACAAcgtcctcccccttcctctgaACCAAAAGGCCCTCGTCCGCTGCCTAGAACACAAATCAAATATGATCAAGTTCTTTGCCACGAGGATCCTGGTAGTGGCCATAGAGAAGCTTGATGCTGTCATCACAATCTACCAGGACCCTTCTCACACCAATAAGTCGATATGGAACGAAGCCGCTCGAAGGCTGGTGGACGAGTTTTGCCAGCGCGCCCCTGGCATTCGCTATATGATTACTGCATGCCAAAAAATCCCCACAGAGGATCTACTCCACCGCGAAGCGGCAAGTCGGCTGCTACGTCTATGCTATGAGGTGCTGCCTCAAGCTACGCTGAGTGCCAAATTGGATGTTTCCGCCCATCTAGACGCTGTTCTGGGCCGCATCTCCAACCAAGAACTGGAGGATCCGCGTGACTTTGCCCTCAGGCTGAAAGAACTTGAAAGTCTTCTGGCTATTGCTGGGTACTCTCCTGGCATGCGGTGGTTCGGGGCTTCGAAGGGAGCCACTTTGTCACCTTTCACTCAGTTGCTGAAGATCTGCGTTGAGGCCCCAAAGGGTGTTTCGCTGGAGGCGATGAAGCAGGTTTTGAACTTTGTGGCCGTCGAACAACAGCTCGTTCCAGGTCATGCCGGACACCCTGGCTTGCTTCCGTTGATTGAAGCCCTTCAGTCTTGTTCCAAGTACGCCTCTCAGGCATGGCCGTTCTTGGATAACTGCTTAACGCAATGCGCCAGCAAATCGGTGAAGTATGTCGAAATGCTGCAAGATATTGCACAAGAGACTGCCGAGTCCACTAGTCAAAACATCGATGGGCTACTCGTGAGCCCCATCATTCTTGCTATCCGGGACCAACTTCCCCACGCCTCTAAGaatggaggggaagaggtgcTCAAGGCTCTTGGCCGAATTTTGCCTAGCTATCTGGGGCTGTCAGTCACTGTTGGTGAGAGCAGGCCGATGCTCAGCTCGATCTTTTTCAAGATGGTGAGTGACCTCCCAGATCCCAAGGGCAAGCTTGCCAAGGCAGGCGTTCCTGAGAGGCTTGAATTTCAGCACAATTCTTGGTCATCTTCGAAACCAAAAtccgagaagaaggcagtGGATACACAGGATGCGGCCACACTCGAAACGAACATCGATCAAGAAACCTTGGAGGGCGTGCTGCATGTCCCCGATAGTTTGGAAGCAGAAAACTCAGCTTTGATGAAGTGGGCAAACAAGACAGCAGATGAACTTGTCGACGAAGGTTATGCGACCTCATTGATTGCATTGCTGGCATCTGAATATGCCAGTATCCGTAAAGAGGCGCTTGTCAGTATTCTCAAGGTGGCAGACAAGATCAAACAATCACAGTATGAAGAGAAGGAGCAAGTTTGGCTGCTTTTGTCTGAGCTCGCGGAAACGGCCAAAGACAATATCAACAACGGACCTCTGCCCAGCACAATAGTCGCGTTTGCCAGCCACGCCTTGCATATCGTACGCGACCCGCTCCATGGCCTTTACCCCAGGGTCAACATTTTCTTGACTCGAGGACCATACTGGAGTCTGGACAAGCTGCCTCTGGTGGATGAGATCCTGACCGAGGAGCCCAACGTCGGCGATGCCTTTTATACCCAGATAAGTTGGCTGTTGACGTACCTCATCGACGGGTTACGTTCAGCTTCTGACCTGGAGCTTTACCACAAAAAGCGTAGCCGGGGACCAATCTTGGAGAGAATCCTTGCTCTAGCGGTCAACCCATACATGAGGCTACCACTACGCACCCAGGTGTTGAGATTACTCTACCGGGCTAGTAGTATCGAGGGTGGCAGTACTACGCTCACGACGAGATTCAGCGTGATGAGCTGGTTGGAGGAACGACGGTCCGCGTGCGCTGATTCCAGTGAAGCTGCAGTCTATGATGGCCTGCGTAGGAGGATATGGGAGACGTGTGACCAGCAAAGGGTTACAGAATGGAGTAAGAACGGGCTGCCTTGA
- a CDS encoding hypothetical protein (EggNog:ENOG503NUBY) codes for MAQRYSYTEEHLLFLRQSPLCVKPPGLPPAEEWMGPPPETFRNQPGKVNDARKGGDSLLLGQENRRPTLDRNASRTSGFADDLILGPPRNAFASATAIRGARSGDADKGSKDLDRPDRTDRFNFRNRTNDADSTGDRLGRDNHNRDGKDGRNNNGFRRRGDQDQDTEGWSTVKPRKSFGAEGAERFQGRMGGAGTDRFPARDDRRTRDREDQDGGNRRTFRPRDQEDEDPETPRRNGLTRGKTDLWFSKDSGTATATEASTGQKHIERKSWRDRAPPEERPAERHNDRQDRNFERRWDRQQKVENDPEWMAEPAEEPSQGRTADDFRKFMEAMKSGPKSDEKPASIALDKPSTDSFFELEPKVLSAPAVENRPDKFFEAFGGTGLDAGAPAAEAKDAARPKGAKPSRFLSFLAQQENGQPKAEPPTPAPTASAGDGKPPSGEADKLAFQQLIEKLHSSRLGGSGSPTPNGPPPPGPPRDAPGGLYNLMPQKSNVASPEPFQQYGNDRRDDPRFRPPPQLSPYEMMTSRMGLPGPSHSPPVSRPEHALQELLSQRQSQSNPRGPQTPGVVNENTEFLMHLMQGHRRAEPMRPEQRQPDQHLPEQLLARMQQQQQSSKQGPLPGMPDREHLEYQRERSASQRQQQLRGQPGPQGFMDESQFPPGDLNTRPPQQPTQILQRPMPPPGLDHQMHPFHMGGPSGGAGPAPQMQPQRPMIPPPGLLNSGPRNANVGPMPGMQFPPNFPPPHGPPGPSNFPSVPLPPHIGGPPPGPPEGMAGPPRQMQPPPGFFGGPPPPGFMGPPGMGFPGGPGAPGGPGGPGPDGLGPSVMGYGGLPSPFDRMERMDRRGMMPPPGNFRG; via the exons ATGGCTCAAAGATACTCTTACACCGAGGagcacctcctcttcttgcgCCAATCTCCGCTATGTGTCAAGCCACCGGGCCTTCCACCCGCTGAAGAGTGGATGGG TCCACCTCCCGAAACATTCCGCAATCAGCCCGGAAAGGTCAACGATGCTCGCAAAGGCGGCGACAGTCTGTTGCTGGGTCAGGAAAACCGGCGTCCGACGTTGGATCGCAATGCTAGCCGAACTTCAGGAT TTGCTGATGACTTGATTCTCGGCCCCCCGCGCAATGCCTTCGCATCTGCAACCGCAATCCGCGGCGCCCGGAGCGGCGATGCGGATAAAGGATCGAAGGATCTAGACAGACCGGACCGAACCGATCGCTTCAACTTCCGTAATCGTACCAACGACGCGGACTCAACCGGTGACCGACTCGGTCGGGATAATCATAATCGAGACGGCAAAGATGGCCGGAACAACAATGGTTTCCGGCGACGTGGAGACCAGGACCAGGATACCGAGGGCTGGAGTACCGTGAAGCCTCGCAAGAGCTTCGGCGCCGAAGGAGCCGAACGCTTTCAGGGACGTATGGGTGGCGCTGGTACCGACCGCTTCCCAGCTCGCGACGACCGCCGGACTAGGGACCGTGAAGACCAGGATGGGGGAAACCGCCGTACCTTCCGCCCACGTGAtcaagaagacgaggaccCCGAAACACCACGGAGGAATGGACTTACCAGAGGCAAGACCGACCTATGGTTCAGCAAGGACAGCGGGACCGCCACTGCCACCGAGGCCTCGACAGGACAGAAGCATATCGAAAGAAAGAGCTGGAGAGACCGTGCCCCTCCAGAGGAAAGGCCTGCGGAAAGACACAATGACCGCCAGGACAGAAACTTTGAAAGGCGCTGGGATCGCCAACAGAAGGTTGAGAACGACCCGGAGTGGATGGCCGAGCCTGCGGAAGAACCTTCTCAGGGCCGCACCGCGGACGATTTCCGCAAGTTCATGGAAGCTATGAAGAGCGGACCCAAGTCGGATGAGAAGCCCGCTTCGATAGCTCTTGACAAGCCTTCAACTGACTCCTTTTTCGAACTGGAGCCCAAGGTGCTCTCAGCACCCGCCGTTGAGAATAGACCCGATAAGTTTTTTGAGGCTTTTGGAGGTACAGGCCTTGATGCAGGCGCGCCCGCTGCCGAAGCCAAGGACGCGGCCAGGCCCAAGGGAGCGAAGCCATCACGGTTCTTGTCATTCCTGGCGCAGCAGGAGAATGGCCAGCCCAAAGCTGAACCACCCACTCCGGCACCAACCGCATCTGCTGGCGATGGGAAACCGCCATCGGGCGAGGCCGACAAGCTTGCTTTCCAGCAGCTTATAGAGAAGCTCCATAGCAGTCGTCTGGGAGGCTCAGGCAGCCCTACCCCAAATGGACCTCCACCCCCTGGCCCTCCCCGAGATGCCCCTGGAGGACTGTACAATTTGATGCCACAGAAGAGCAATGTGGCATCTCCAGAACCATTTCAACAGTACGGAAATGACAGGCGTGATGATCCCCGCTTCCGTCCTCCACCACAGCTGTCTCCCTATGAGATGATGACATCTCGCATGGGTCTGCCGGGTCCATCTCATTCCCCGCCAGTCAGTCGGCCGGAGCATGCCTTACAGGAACTCCTTTCTCAGCGCCAGAGTCAGTCCAATCCTCGCGGGCCTCAAACACCTGGCGTGGTCAATGAAAATACGGAATTCTTGATGCACCTGATGCAGGGCCACCGGCGCGCTGAACCAATGAGGCCTGAGCAACGACAGCCAGATCAGCATTTGCCCGAACAGCTCCTCGCCCGTatgcaacaacagcagcaatccAGCAAGCAGGGGCCTCTTCCCGGAATGCCAGACCGTGAACACCTTGAATACCAGCGTGAGAGAAGCGCGTCCCAACGTCAGCAGCAACTTCGTGGACAGCCGGGACCACAAGGCTTCATGGATGAGAGTCAATTCCCCCCCGGAGATTTGAATACCCGCCCTCCGCAACAGCCGACACAGATCCTGCAGCGGCCGATGCCTCCTCCTGGCTTGGATCACCAAATGCATCCTTTCCATATGGGTGGCCCCTCGGGTGGTGCGGGCCCGGCGCCTCAGATGCAGCCACAACGGCCAATGATCCCACCTCCCGGGCTGCTCAACAGCGGTCCTCGGAATGCCAATGTCGGGCCCATGCCCGGAATGCAGTTCCCACCAAACTTCCCGCCCCCACATGGACCCCCAGGTCCCAGCAACTTCCCATCTGTACCGCTACCTCCACACATTGGCGGCCCCCCTCCTGGACCCCCTGAGGGCATGGCAGGACCTCCGAGGCAGATGCAACCGCCTCCGGGCTTCTTTGGCGGACCCCCGCCCCCGGGCTTCATGGGACCTCCCGGTATGGGATTCCCAGGCGGTCCCGGCGCGCCGGGCGGACCGGGCGGACCAGGCCCTGATGGTCTCGGGCCAAGTGTAATGGGCTATGGCGGGCTTCCCAGTCCCTTTGATAGGATGGAGCGGATGGACAGAAGGGGCATGATGCCTCCTCCGGGAAACTTCCGCGGCTAG